A window from Populus trichocarpa isolate Nisqually-1 chromosome 3, P.trichocarpa_v4.1, whole genome shotgun sequence encodes these proteins:
- the LOC7497872 gene encoding trehalase: MSLTTSLSPNCSGTDTVVATTPLVTFLVRVQETALGTFGEEDFDPKLYVDLSLKFNLSKTQKAFDELPRSGENGTVSVEDLKVFIATYFDDAADDLVYYDPVDFVPEPEGFLPKVKNPEVRSWALEVHALWKNLSRKVSDGVLEHSELHTLLPLPEAVVVPGSRFREVYYWDSYWVIRGLLASKMYETAKAIVTNLIFHVDTYGYVLNGGRAYYTNRSQPPLLSAMVYEIYNRTCDVELVRKALPALLKEHAFWNSEIHKVTIQDAQGCNHNLSRYYAMWNKPRPERSRKDKEAASKFLGNSEKQQFYRDVASAAESGWDFSTRWMRNTSEFSTMSTTSILPVDLNVYILKMELDIAFFANVLGNKSTVESFLEAAEARKNAINSVFWNDEMGQWLDYRLTNGTICKESETWQACNQNQNAYASNFIPLWIDLFHADAALVENVMRSFQSSGLVHAAGIATSLINSGHQWDFPNGWAPLQHMIVEGLLRSGLKEARSLAEDIAVRWIKTNYVGYKKTGAMHEKYNVQKCGEFGGGGFYKPQTGFGWSNGVVLTFLEEFGWPEDLSIGC; the protein is encoded by the exons ATGTCTCTTACAACAAGTTTGTCTCCAAACTGCAGTGGAACAGATACTGTGGTAGCAACGACACCCTTAGTTACCTTTCTTGTACGTGTCCAAGAAACTGCCCTCGGGACTTTTGGAGAGGAAGACTTTGACCCAAAACTTTACGTTGATTTGTCATTAAAATTCAATCTTTCAAAGACACAGAAAGCTTTTGATGAGCTACCAAGAAGCGGTGAAAACGGGACTGTTTCAGTTGAAGATTTGAAGGTGTTTATCGCAACCTACTTTGATGATGCAGCGGATGATCTTGTTTACTATGATCCAGTGGATTTTGTTCCTGAACCAGAAGGGTTCTTGCCTAAGGTGAAGAACCCAGAAGTGAGGTCATGGGCTCTTGAGGTCCATGCTTTATGGAAGAATTTGAGTAGAAAAGTCTCTGATGGGGTCCTTGAACACTCTGAATTACACACTTTACTTCCCTTGCCCGAGGCAGTGGTTGTGCCTGGTTCACGTTTTAGAGAGGTTTATTATTGGGATTCTTATTGGGTAATTCG GGGCTTGTTGGCAAGTAAAATGTATGAGACTGCAAAAGCAATCGTGACCAATCTCATTTTCCATGTGGATACATACGGCTATGTTCTTAATGGTGGAAGGGCCTATTATACCAACAGGAG CCAACCTCCCCTCCTGAGTGCAATGGTTTATGAGATATATAATAGGACTTGTGATGTGGAATTGGTTAGAAAGGCTCTTCCTGCATTGCTAAAAGAACATGCCTTTTGGAACTCTG AGATACATAAGGTCACCATCCAGGATGCTCAAGGTTGCAATCACAACTTAAGTCGGTATTATGCAATGTGGAACAAACCCAGGCCCGAACGTTCTAGAAAA GATAAGGAAGCTGCTTCCAAGTTCTTGGGTAATTCTGAGAAACAACAGTTTTACCGTGATGTGGCTTCAGCTGCTGAATCCGGATGGGATTTTAGTACAAGATGGATGAG GAATACTTCAGAATTCAGTACGATGTCCACGACATCAATTTTACCAGTTGATTTAAATGTTTACATACTCAAG ATGGAACTAGATATTGCTTTTTTTGCGAATGTCCTTGGGAACAAAAGCACAGTGGAGAGTTTCTTGGAAGCTGCCGAAGCAAGAAAAAACGCAATCAATTCTGTTTTCTGGAATGACGAGATGGGACAGTGGCTCGATTACAGACTCACTAATGGCACTATATGCAAG GAATCTGAAACATGGCAAGCTTGTAACCAAAATCAGAATGCATATGCTTCGAATTTTATTCCTTTGTGGATAGATTTGTTCCATGCAG ATGCTGCTCTGGTGGAGAATGTCATGAGAAGTTTTCAAAGTTCAGGCCTGGTTCATGCTGCTGGAATTGCCACTTCTTTAATAAATTCAGGACACCAATG GGACTTTCCAAATGGCTGGGCTCCACTTCAACACATGATAGTTGAAGGTTTGCTGAGATCTGGATTGAAAGAAGCAAGGTCATTGGCAGAAGACATAGCTGTGAGGTGGATCAAAACCAACTACGTTGGATACAAGAAAACGGGTGCAATGCATGAAAAATACAATGTGCAAAAGTGTGGAGAATTTGGAGGAGGTGGATTTTACAAACCCCAG ACTGGTTTTGGTTGGTCAAATGGAGTTGTATTGACATTTTTGGAGGAGTTTGGATGGCCTGAAGACCTGAGCATAGGTTGCTGA
- the LOC7497503 gene encoding probable trehalase, with amino-acid sequence MNTFLVSDPSDMAQQNLNLFSLSLLSLATMTLATSLSPKCSVGGPVVATTPLVTFLERVQETALGTFGEEDFDPKLYVDLSLKFNLSKTQKAFDELPRSGENGTVSVEDLKVFIATYFDDAADDLVYYDPVDFVPEPEGFLPKVKNPEVRSWALEVHALWKNLSRKVSDGVLEHSELHTLLPLPEAVVVPGSRFREVYYWDSYWVIRGLMASKMYETAKAIVTNLIFLVDTYGYVLNGARAYYTNRSQPPLLSAMVYEIYNRTCDVELVRKALPALLKEHAFWNSEIHKVTIQDAQGFNHNLSRYYAIWNKPRPESSTIDKESASKFFGNSEKQQFYRDVASAAESGWDFSTRWMRNTSEFTTLSTTSILPVDLNVYILKMELDIAFLAKILGNKSTMESFMEVAEARKNAINSVFWDAEKGQWLDYRLTNGTICKESETWQACNQNQNAYASNFIPLWIDLFHSDTALVENVMRSFQSSGLVHAAGIATSLINSGQQWDFPNGWAPLQHMIVEGLLRSGLKEARSLAEDIAVRWIKTNYVGYKKTGAMHEKYDVRKCGAFGGGGEYIPQTGFGWSNGVVLTFLEEFGWPEDRSIGC; translated from the exons ATGAACACCTTTCTTGTGTCCGACCCTTCAGACATGGCTCAACAAAACCTtaatcttttctctctctccttgttGTCTCTAGCAACAATGACACTTGCAACAAGTTTGTCTCCGAAATGCAGTGTAGGAGGTCCCGTGGTAGCAACGACACCTTTAGTTACCTTTCTTGAACGAGTCCAAGAAACTGCGCTCGGGACTTTTGGAGAGGAAGACTTTGACCCAAAACTTTACGTTGATTTGTCATTAAAATTCAATCTTTCAAAGACACAGAAAGCTTTTGATGAGCTACCAAGAAGCGGTGAAAACGGGACTGTTTCAGTTGAAGATTTGAAGGTGTTTATCGCAACCTACTTTGATGATGCAGCGGATGATCTTGTTTACTATGATCCAGTGGATTTTGTTCCTGAACCAGAAGGGTTCTTGCCTAAGGTGAAGAACCCAGAAGTGAGGTCATGGGCTCTTGAGGTCCATGCTTTATGGAAGAATTTGAGTAGAAAAGTCTCTGATGGGGTCCTTGAACACTCTGAATTACACACTTTACTTCCCTTGCCTGAGGCAGTGGTTGTGCCTGGTTCACGTTTTAGAGAGGTTTATTATTGGGATTCTTATTGGGTAATTCG TGGCTTGATGGCAAGTAAAATGTATGAGACTGCAAAAGCAATTGTGACCAATCTCATTTTCCTTGTGGATACATATGGTTATGTTCTTAATGGTGCAAGGGCCTATTACACCAACAGGAG CCAACCTCCCCTCCTGAGTGCAATGGTTTATGAGATATATAATAGGACTTGTGATGTGGAATTGGTTAGAAAGGCTCTTCCTGCATTGCTAAAAGAACATGCCTTTTGGAACTCTG AGATACATAAGGTCACCATCCAGGATGCTCAAGGTTTCAATCACAACTTAAGTCGGTATTATGCGATTTGGAACAAACCCAGGCCCGAATCTTCTACAATA GATAAGGAATCTGCCTCCAAGTTCTTTGGAAATTCTGAGAAACAACAATTTTACCGTGATGTGGCTTCAGCTGCTGAATCCGGATGGGATTTTAGTACAAGATGGATGAG GAATACTTCAGAATTCACTACGTTGTCTACAACATCAATTTTACCTGTGGATTTAAATGTTTACATACTCAAG ATGGAACTAGATATTGCCTTTTTGGCGAAAATCCTCGGAAACAAAAGCACAATGGAGAGTTTCATGGAAGTTGctgaagcaagaaaaaatgCAATCAATTCTGTTTTCTGGGATGCCGAGAAGGGACAGTGGCTCGATTACAGACTCACTAATGGCACTATATGCAAG GAATCTGAAACATGGCAGGCTTGTAACCAAAATCAGAACGCATATGCTTCGAACTTTATTCCTTTGTGGATAGATTTGTTCCATTCAG ATACTGCTTTGGTGGAGAATGTCATGAGAAGTTTTCAAAGTTCAGGCCTGGTTCATGCTGCTGGAATTGCCACTTCTTTAATAAATTCGGGACAGCAATG GGACTTTCCAAATGGCTGGGCTCCACTTCAACACATGATAGTTGAAGGTTTGCTGAGATCTGGATTGAAAGAAGCAAGGTCATTGGCAGAAGACATAGCTGTGAGGTGGATCAAAACCAACTACGTTGGATACAAGAAAACGGGCGCAATGCATGAAAAATATGATGTGCGAAAGTGTGGAGCATTCGGAGGTGGTGGAGAATACATACCCCAG ACTGGTTTTGGTTGGTCAAATGGAGTTGTGTTGACATTTTTGGAGGAGTTTGGATGGCCTGAAGACCGGAGCATAGGTTGCTGA